The segment TCAGCTATTTGATGCCCAGATGATGAACCCGCACCTAGCGCGATTTGGTGCTTATGTGGTGAGCGATCAGGACTACCAGTACCTGCTGCAACGGGCTTTAATGCAGCCTTGTCAATTTACCTAGTTGCCTTCAGGCGCTGAAAAACAGTTAACAGTTGCACGATTGTATGGTGCCAGGTAAAGTGCTGATGCACAAAATGGGATCCCCTCTGGCTCAACCCAGCAGCAACAGCAGGTTGTGTGATTAACGTTTCTAGGTGGGTTAGCAGATGCTCAAAGTCGGGAACTAGCACTCCTCCCCAGCTATCTTCCACTTGCACAGGCTGGATATGGCTGGCAATTCGCAGAGCAACCTCATCATTGGTGAAATCATCCGTAGCACCCCCAGCGGTGCAGATGGTGGGCAGTCCACAGGCGATTGCCTCCAACACGGGCAGGTTAAACCCCTCGGCAAAATAGGGGGATACGTAGGCATCGGCAGCTTGATACAACCGAGCCATGTCTGCAAAGGACAGTGTTTGACCGAGATAGATTAATCGCTGTGATAATTGCTGCTGTTCTGATTCAGGGAGTTCGCTGGCAAAATCTCGAATCAACCGCTCCGAGGGATAGAGGGTATCCATCCCCTTTAACACTAGTCGAATGTGAGGATACTGCTGGGCCAGGATAGCGATCGCAGCTAACAGCATCGGAATACCCTTATTGCGCCCCATACCACCTACGTTGAGCACGATAAAAAAGTCATCCCAGCCGAGTTGTCGCCGCAGAGCAGTGCGCTCGGCTGGTGATAAGGGGTGATAAAGGCTAGGATCAATGCCAAGGGGAACCACGATCGTCCGTTCTGGACACGCCCCACTGGCCAGAAATCCCTGCTTTGCCCACTGGGAACAGGTAATCAGCACAGCATCGGAGTGATAGTGAGCTTCAGCCAAGGAGGTTTCACCGGCGATCGCTGCTCGCTTGACTACCCCCAGCTCTGTCGTGCCAAACACACAAGTAGGCACACCCGATGGGGAAAAATCGTGGGGATAGCCCATGCGTAATAACACCTCGATCGGCTGCTCAAGGTTTGGTGCGGGAATGGTGGCTAGTGCTTGTTCCTGCTCAGGAAACAACAACCCGGCGATTGGTTGCCAATGGCTAGCGTAATAGGGCAAGTCCCGATGAAACAAAGTAATCTCTGGATGTTTCAACAACTCCAAGCATTGAAACTGATTAATAACAGCGTAGGAATGGGGTAGCGATCGCCAACCCTCAACCAATAGGCGCATGGCAACATGTTGTCGAACATTGGTGCCCATGATAAGGGCAATTAGGTGTCCTAACCCAGAATGAAATGTTACTGTTATTACGCAAAGTTTTCCAGTAGGTAATCTCTGATAAACCTTGCTGTAATTCACCTTGTCCAAGATACCTCAACTGTTCACTACCGAGTGGTGAAGGTGTTGTGGTGAGGGTGTTATCTGCCAAGTTACCGTCATGTTCTTGCTAGCTATGAGTACTAATCCCCTTCTGCCGATTGCACCTACCGCTCCCTTCGAGACCGCAACAACCACTACTGGTCTGCTGTTCATCGATCCTACCGTCCAGAACTACCACCAACTGCTCTCTGGCTTACAAACCGGCATCACCCCCGTGCTGCTGGATGCTAACCAAGATGGGATCCAGCAAATCACTACTGTCCTCACTGGACGCACTGACATCACCAGCGTCCACATTCTCTCCCACGGCTTTCAGGGCGGCGTGAAGCTGGGTAATAGCCTGCTTACTGTTAGCACTCTTGATCAATACACAAGCCAACTCCAAGCTTGGCAGAGTGCCCTCGCCCCTAGTGCCGATATTCTCTTCTACGGTTGCAATGTGGGAGCCGCAGGTGTCGGGAATGCTTTCCTGTCGTCGATCGCCAACCTAACTGGGGCAGATATTGCTGCAAGTACTGACCTCACTGGAACCTCTAGCCTCGATGGTAATTG is part of the Cyanobacteriota bacterium genome and harbors:
- a CDS encoding glycosyltransferase family 4 protein, which codes for MGTNVRQHVAMRLLVEGWRSLPHSYAVINQFQCLELLKHPEITLFHRDLPYYASHWQPIAGLLFPEQEQALATIPAPNLEQPIEVLLRMGYPHDFSPSGVPTCVFGTTELGVVKRAAIAGETSLAEAHYHSDAVLITCSQWAKQGFLASGACPERTIVVPLGIDPSLYHPLSPAERTALRRQLGWDDFFIVLNVGGMGRNKGIPMLLAAIAILAQQYPHIRLVLKGMDTLYPSERLIRDFASELPESEQQQLSQRLIYLGQTLSFADMARLYQAADAYVSPYFAEGFNLPVLEAIACGLPTICTAGGATDDFTNDEVALRIASHIQPVQVEDSWGGVLVPDFEHLLTHLETLITQPAVAAGLSQRGSHFVHQHFTWHHTIVQLLTVFQRLKATR